A stretch of the Nicotiana tabacum cultivar K326 chromosome 6, ASM71507v2, whole genome shotgun sequence genome encodes the following:
- the LOC107817306 gene encoding endoglucanase 3 translates to MAFRVKVSVCIILFLSFSSFFFSLGTAQGGFNYREALEKSILFFEGQRSGKLPPNQRVSWRGSSGLSDGSLAKVDLTGGYYDAGDNVKFNFPMAYTTTMLSWNTLEYGKRMGPQLQNARAAIRWATDYFLKCANAAPNKLFVGVGDPNADHKCWERPEDMDTVRSVYYVSPSSPGSDVAGEMAAALAAASLVFRTVDPVYSKKLLGNAVKVFRFAVQFRGSYSDSLGSAACPFYCSYSGYKDELYWGAAWLLRATNDISYLNFINTLGVNDVPDLFSWDNKYAGAHVLMARRSVVGNDKRFDSFRQQAENFVCKILPNSPYTSTQYTKGGLIYKLPEENLQYVTSITSLLTTYAKYMASKKHTFNCGSLLVTEKTIRILAKRQVDYILGNNPMKMSYMVGYGTNYPRRVHHRGSSLPSMAMHPQSFGCDGGFQPYYYTANANPNILVGAIVGGPNQNDFFPDERTDYSHSEPATYINAAIVGPLAYFDSSER, encoded by the exons ATGGCGTTTAGAGTGAAAGTTTCTGTTTGCATCATTCTCTTCTTGTCCTTCTCATCATTCTTCTTCTCATTGGGTACTGCCCAAGGGGGTTTCAACTATAGAGAAGCTCTTGAAAAGTCCATTTTGTTCTTTGAAGGACAAAGATCAGGGAAACTTCCCCCTAACCAGCGTGTCTCTTGGAGGGGTAGTTCGGGACTTTCAGATGGTTCACTTGCTAAA GTGGACTTAACTGGAGGCTATTATGATGCTGGAGACAATGTCAAGTTCAATTTCCCAATGGCATACACTACCACAATGCTCTCTTGGAACACACTTGAGTATGGCAAGAGAATGGGGCCCCAATTGCAAAATGCACGGGCCGCTATACGTTGGGCCACCGATTACTTCCTCAAATGTGCAAATGCTGCGCCCAACAAGCTCTTCGTTGGCGTTGGCGATCCAAATGCTGATCACAAGTGTTGGGAAAGGCCTGAAGATATGGATACTGTCCGGAGTGTCTATTATGTCTCTCCGAGCAGTCCTGGTTCCGACGTGGCCGGAGAAATGGCCGCTGCTTTAGCTGCTGCCTCATTAGTTTTCCGGACGGTTGATCCGGTGTACTCAAAAAAGCTACTGGGAAATGCAGTGAAAGTGTTTAGATTTGCAGTTCAATTCAGAGGCTCCTATAGTGATTCACTAGGCTCTGCAGCTTGCCCATTCTATTGCTCATACTCTGGTTATAAG GATGAGCTATATTGGGGAGCGGCATGGCTATTGAGAGCAACAAATGATATTTCATACTTAAACTTCATAAACACATTGGGAGTCAATGATGTACCAGACTTATTTAGCTGGGACAACAAGTATGCTGGTGCTCATGTTCTTATGGCAAGG AGAAGCGTTGTTGGAAATGACAAAAGGTTTGATTCATTCAGACAACAGGCTGAAAACTTTGTTTGCAAAATATTACCCAACTCACCTTATACAAGCACCCAATATACAAAAG GGGGCCTAATTTACAAGCTACCTGAAGAAAATCTTCAATATGTGACATCCATCACATCTTTGCTTACCACTTATGCCAAATACATGGCAAGTAAAAAGCACACTTTCAACTGTGGAAGCCTCTTGGTCACAGAAAAGACCATTAGAATACTTGCAAAAAGACAG GTGGACTATATATTAGGTAACAATCCAATGAAAATGTCATACATGGTAGGCTATGGAACAAATTACCCTCGAAGAGTTCACCACAGAGGATCATCTTTACCTTCAATGGCAATGCATCCACAGTCATTTGGTTGTGATGGTGGATTTCAACCATACTATTATACAGCAAATGCCAACCCAAACATATTGGTTGGAGCAATTGTTGGAGGTCCTAATCAAAATGATTTCTTCCCGGATGAACGTACAGATTATAGTCATTCAGAGCCTGCTACTTATATTAATGCTGCCATTGTTGGACCTCTAGCATACTTTGATAGTTCCGAACGTTAG